A genomic window from Glycine soja cultivar W05 chromosome 10, ASM419377v2, whole genome shotgun sequence includes:
- the LOC114371382 gene encoding agamous-like MADS-box protein AGL62 has translation MESNNMPDLNGVAKKTKGRQKIEMKKMRNESNLRVTFSKRRTGVFKTASELATLCGVDVAVIMFSPGNRVFSFGSPSVDSVVQRYKTQGPPPLLTLDLNKVHSTVDEVELHTHLHCLSNQIAIEKKRTKDLNHLAKAAEDQFWWARPIESMTDSQLDKYKKMLEEFKRQLKEKRGNLN, from the coding sequence ATGGAGTCAAACAACATGCCAGACTTGAACGGTGTCGCTAAGAAGACTAAAGGTCGACAAAAGATCGAAATGAAGAAGATGAGAAACGAGAGTAACCTTCGGGTGACATTCTCGAAGCGTCGCACTGGGGTTTTCAAGACAGCCAGTGAGCTTGCAACCCTTTGTGGCGTGGATGTCGCTGTGATTATGTTCTCACCCGGTAATCGAGTATTTTCGTTTGGCAGTCCCAGTGTTGATTCTGTTGTCCAACGCTATAAGACACAGGGCCCACCTCCCCTCCTTACCTTGGACCTCAACAAGGTTCACTCCACTGTGGACGAAGTTGAGCTCCACACACACCTCCACTGCTTGTCCAACCAAATTGCTATTGAGAAGAAGCGCACAAAGGATTTAAATCATTTAGCGAAGGCTGCAGAGGATCAGTTCTGGTGGGCTAGGCCTATTGAAAGCATGACCGATTCCCAACTTGACAAGTATAAGAAGATGTTAGAGGAGTTTAAGAGACAACTCAAAGAAAAACGTGGGAACCTCAACTGA